A section of the Agromyces aurantiacus genome encodes:
- a CDS encoding MFS transporter: MKRERWAGLVVISVAVALIIVDSTIVNVAIPAIVDDLGITSTQVQWVQESYTLVFAAFLLLFGALADRYGRRAVLLTGVVVFAASSVVAAFADSGTALIAARLVQGLGGAAILPTTLSLINATFRGRERGIAFAIWGSTIGGMAAVGPLLGGWLTTEFSWRWAFGINVPLGILIVIGVLVFVAESRAERPQPIDWAGALISVIASGSIVFALIEGRTYGWWFTEEAPSIGDWTWPYEISPIPFAFAIGIAFVALFVVRAITRTRAGRPVLLSPDLFGIRSFRNGNIAAAIVSLGEFGIILALPLWLQNALGYTALQTGWVLVALAGGSFVASGFASATIARFAPVTIVRAGLVAEIVGLVITGLVISVDTPWWAIVIGLFVYGFGVGLATAQLTNVVLREVPVARSGEASGTQSTSRQLGSALGIAILGTLLFSTLEADLRTQLGDAPGADQVVSAVVDSAGAAIPAIEQQSPEAADAARESLSTATAYSAYAAAGFLGLGLLATLGLGSGRREEDAAPAAAPEAPIASEGERRD, from the coding sequence ATGAAACGCGAACGGTGGGCCGGCCTGGTCGTCATCAGCGTGGCCGTCGCGCTGATCATCGTCGACAGCACGATCGTGAACGTCGCGATCCCCGCCATCGTCGACGACCTCGGCATCACGTCGACCCAGGTGCAGTGGGTCCAGGAGAGCTACACGCTCGTCTTCGCAGCGTTCCTCCTGCTCTTCGGCGCGCTCGCCGACCGGTACGGGCGCCGTGCGGTCCTCCTGACGGGCGTCGTGGTGTTCGCCGCATCGAGCGTCGTCGCCGCGTTCGCCGACTCGGGCACCGCGCTCATCGCCGCGCGACTCGTGCAGGGCCTCGGCGGCGCAGCCATCCTGCCCACGACGCTGTCGCTCATCAATGCGACCTTCCGCGGACGCGAGCGCGGCATCGCCTTCGCGATCTGGGGCTCCACCATCGGCGGCATGGCCGCCGTGGGCCCGCTGCTCGGCGGATGGCTGACCACCGAGTTCTCGTGGCGCTGGGCGTTCGGCATCAACGTGCCGCTCGGCATCCTCATCGTGATCGGCGTCCTCGTCTTCGTCGCCGAGTCGCGCGCCGAGCGGCCGCAGCCCATCGACTGGGCCGGCGCGCTCATCTCGGTGATCGCCTCGGGCTCGATCGTGTTCGCGCTCATCGAGGGCCGCACCTACGGATGGTGGTTCACCGAGGAGGCGCCGTCGATCGGCGACTGGACCTGGCCGTACGAGATCTCCCCCATCCCCTTCGCCTTCGCGATCGGCATCGCGTTCGTGGCCCTCTTCGTCGTCCGCGCGATCACGCGCACCCGGGCCGGCAGGCCCGTGCTGCTCTCGCCCGACCTGTTCGGCATCCGCTCCTTCCGCAACGGCAACATCGCCGCCGCGATCGTGTCGCTCGGCGAGTTCGGCATCATCCTCGCCCTGCCGCTGTGGCTGCAGAACGCGCTCGGCTACACCGCGCTGCAGACGGGCTGGGTGCTCGTCGCGCTCGCGGGCGGCTCCTTCGTCGCGAGCGGCTTCGCGAGCGCGACCATCGCGCGGTTCGCGCCCGTGACCATCGTGCGCGCGGGCCTCGTCGCCGAGATCGTCGGCCTCGTCATCACCGGCCTCGTCATCTCGGTCGACACGCCATGGTGGGCGATCGTCATCGGGCTGTTCGTCTACGGCTTCGGCGTCGGGCTCGCGACCGCCCAGCTGACCAACGTCGTGCTGCGCGAGGTGCCCGTGGCACGCTCGGGCGAGGCATCCGGAACGCAGAGCACCTCCCGCCAGCTCGGCTCGGCGCTCGGCATCGCGATCCTCGGCACCCTGCTGTTCTCCACGCTCGAGGCCGACCTGCGCACGCAGCTCGGCGATGCGCCCGGCGCCGACCAGGTCGTCTCGGCCGTGGTCGACTCCGCCGGCGCCGCCATCCCGGCCATCGAGCAGCAGAGCCCCGAGGCCGCCGACGCCGCGCGCGAGTCGCTCAGCACCGCGACCGCGTACTCCGCCTATGCGGCCGCGGGCTTCCTGGGCCTCGGCCTGCTCGCGACGCTCGGCCTCGGCTCGGGCCGGCGCGAGGAGGATGCCGCGCCTGCCGCCGCGCCCGAGGCGCCGATCGCGAGCGAGGGCGAGCGCCGGGACTAG
- a CDS encoding MarR family winged helix-turn-helix transcriptional regulator, which yields MPEANAQRAVGYDELTALHQRLATQNRRIADAFARSEQLSERELEALVAVMQAEQRGEPLTAGALGRAVRLRPAATTALIDKLEQAGHLERRRAEADRRSVTLHYSPQARAVAVQFFSPLGDLSRSVFHEFDNAERQVILRYLRRMTDAMEAHARSLEP from the coding sequence ATGCCCGAAGCGAACGCCCAGCGAGCGGTCGGCTACGACGAGCTGACCGCCCTGCACCAGCGCCTCGCGACCCAGAACCGCCGGATCGCCGACGCCTTCGCGCGCTCAGAGCAGCTCTCCGAGCGCGAGCTCGAGGCGCTCGTGGCGGTCATGCAGGCCGAGCAGCGCGGCGAACCCCTGACCGCCGGAGCGCTCGGCCGCGCGGTCCGGTTGCGGCCCGCCGCCACGACCGCGCTCATCGACAAGCTCGAGCAGGCCGGGCACCTCGAGCGCCGGCGCGCCGAGGCCGACCGGCGTTCGGTCACGCTGCACTACAGCCCGCAGGCCCGCGCGGTCGCCGTGCAGTTCTTCTCGCCGCTCGGCGACCTCTCGCGGTCGGTCTTCCACGAGTTCGACAACGCCGAGCGCCAGGTCATCCTGCGCTACCTCAGGCGCATGACCGACGCGATGGAGGCGCACGCCCGCAGCCTCGAGCCGTGA
- a CDS encoding SLC13 family permease gives MDPVATTLVILALAVVAFLSNRVPLGVVAIGVSVALWATGVLDLGQALAGFGDPTVLFIATLFVVGEALDATGVTAWAGQQLIGRAGTRRTPLLVVVCVLVAAVTALISVNGAVAALLPVVVVVAARAGIPPSQMLMPLAFSAHAGSLLALTGTPVNIIVSEAAADAGARPFGFFEFGLVGVPLLIGTILVIAVFGRRLLPERAPTMLPQDLATRARTLREQYAVPEGTELIGVRRGVAEVVVAPRSELIGQHLFPGMATPSGDLVVLAVHRGGEELRGADATLRAGDTLLLSGPWELLERNTEGDDVLVVDRPSDVRRSVPLGVGAKRAIAVLAVMVVLLATGIVPPAIAGLLAASALVLMRVVTPTRAYRSVSWTTVVLVAGMIPLSTAFVQTGAAELIASGLLDVVGDASPHVALLAICVLTMVLGQLISNTATVLIVAPIAVVVAGDLGVSVLPFMMALSVSGAASFLTPVATPANTMVLEPGGYRFGDYWKLGLPLLVLFLVVAVLYVPLVWPF, from the coding sequence ATGGACCCCGTGGCGACCACGCTCGTCATCCTCGCGCTCGCAGTGGTCGCCTTCCTGTCGAATCGGGTTCCGCTCGGGGTCGTGGCGATCGGGGTGTCGGTCGCGTTGTGGGCGACCGGCGTGCTCGATCTCGGGCAGGCGCTCGCCGGCTTCGGCGACCCCACGGTCCTGTTCATCGCGACGCTCTTCGTGGTCGGCGAGGCGCTCGATGCGACCGGCGTGACCGCGTGGGCCGGGCAGCAGCTCATCGGGCGCGCGGGCACCCGGCGCACGCCGCTGTTGGTGGTCGTGTGCGTGCTCGTGGCCGCCGTCACCGCGCTGATCAGCGTGAACGGCGCGGTCGCGGCGCTCCTGCCCGTCGTGGTCGTCGTCGCCGCGCGCGCCGGGATCCCGCCGTCGCAGATGCTCATGCCGCTGGCCTTCTCGGCGCATGCCGGATCCCTCCTCGCCCTCACCGGCACGCCCGTCAACATCATCGTGAGCGAGGCCGCAGCCGATGCCGGCGCGCGCCCCTTCGGGTTCTTCGAGTTCGGCCTCGTGGGCGTGCCGCTGCTGATCGGCACCATCCTCGTCATCGCGGTGTTCGGGCGCCGGCTGCTCCCGGAACGCGCTCCGACGATGCTCCCGCAGGACCTCGCGACCCGCGCCCGCACGCTGCGCGAGCAGTACGCGGTGCCCGAGGGCACCGAGCTCATCGGCGTGCGACGCGGGGTGGCCGAGGTGGTCGTCGCGCCGCGCTCGGAGCTCATCGGGCAGCACCTCTTCCCCGGGATGGCGACGCCGAGCGGCGACCTGGTCGTGCTCGCGGTGCATCGCGGCGGGGAGGAGCTCCGCGGCGCCGACGCGACCCTCCGCGCGGGCGACACCCTGCTGCTCTCCGGCCCGTGGGAGTTGCTCGAGCGCAACACCGAGGGCGACGACGTGCTCGTGGTCGATCGCCCGTCCGACGTCCGCCGGTCGGTGCCCCTCGGTGTCGGAGCGAAGCGTGCCATCGCAGTGCTCGCCGTGATGGTCGTGTTGCTCGCCACGGGCATCGTGCCGCCCGCGATCGCGGGGCTGCTCGCGGCATCCGCCCTGGTGCTCATGCGCGTGGTCACGCCCACGCGCGCGTACCGCAGCGTGTCCTGGACCACGGTGGTGCTCGTGGCCGGGATGATCCCGCTCTCGACCGCGTTCGTGCAGACGGGCGCGGCCGAGCTCATCGCCTCGGGCCTGCTCGACGTGGTCGGCGATGCGTCGCCGCACGTGGCGCTGCTCGCGATCTGCGTGCTCACCATGGTGCTCGGCCAGCTGATCTCGAACACCGCGACCGTGCTCATCGTCGCGCCGATCGCGGTCGTGGTCGCGGGCGACCTCGGCGTCTCGGTGCTGCCGTTCATGATGGCGCTGTCGGTCTCGGGCGCTGCGTCGTTCCTGACGCCGGTCGCGACCCCGGCGAACACCATGGTGCTCGAGCCGGGGGGCTACCGGTTCGGGGACTACTGGAAGCTCGGGTTGCCGCTGCTCGTGCTGTTCCTCGTGGTGGCCGTGCTCTACGTGCCTCTCGTCTGGCCGTTCTGA
- a CDS encoding leucyl aminopeptidase gives MTRSPNTLIPDEFSPAPSLAALDAVEVVAVDEFGGGSGGAGLDAIGVIVHDEGALPEGIGLDRDALARAGFESKAGQTLLIPQAGNALIIVVGGGPADEVTDAALRDAAAAFVRAVPKAARVGLRVPGLGSVDADAVGRVLTEGVLLGRYRYDALKSEPREARLARVEFRIDGADLAAASAGIATGLVTARATAIARDLANTPPSHLTATDMAEVAEMLGGRFGFHVESFDRQQLIELGCGGLLGVNAGSAEEPRMIVLRYTPDGEPTGHLGVVGKGIMYDSGGISLKPSDPMHLLMKMDMGGAAAVLGAFTALRDLGTTARVSGWLMCTDNMPSGSAYKLGDVLTARGGKTVEVKNTDAEGRLVMMDGLVLATEEGVDAIIDIATLTGAALRALGSRTSVLLGTSQPLVDRVRDASLAVDEPAWQFPLERKYRRQLDSDVADISNLGGADAGATTAALFLAEFVGDTPWAHLDIAGTMQSDGDDAWRSKGATGYGARLLAEVARGFTPVS, from the coding sequence GTGACCCGCAGCCCGAACACGCTCATCCCCGACGAGTTCTCGCCGGCGCCCTCGCTGGCCGCCCTCGACGCGGTCGAGGTCGTCGCCGTCGACGAGTTCGGCGGCGGTTCCGGCGGCGCCGGGCTCGATGCGATCGGCGTGATCGTGCACGACGAGGGCGCGCTGCCCGAGGGGATCGGGCTCGACCGCGACGCGCTCGCGCGCGCGGGCTTCGAGTCGAAGGCGGGGCAGACCCTGCTGATCCCCCAGGCGGGGAATGCGCTCATCATCGTCGTGGGCGGCGGTCCGGCCGACGAGGTCACGGATGCCGCACTCCGCGACGCCGCCGCCGCGTTCGTCCGCGCGGTGCCGAAGGCCGCGCGCGTCGGCCTCCGGGTGCCGGGGCTCGGATCGGTCGATGCCGACGCGGTCGGACGGGTCCTCACCGAGGGCGTGCTGCTCGGGCGCTACCGGTACGACGCCCTGAAGTCCGAGCCGCGCGAGGCCCGGCTCGCCCGGGTCGAGTTCCGCATCGACGGCGCCGACCTCGCCGCGGCATCCGCCGGCATCGCGACCGGCCTCGTGACGGCGCGCGCCACGGCGATCGCCCGCGACCTGGCGAACACGCCCCCGAGCCACCTCACCGCCACCGACATGGCCGAGGTCGCCGAGATGCTCGGCGGGCGGTTCGGCTTCCACGTCGAGTCGTTCGACCGGCAGCAGCTCATCGAGCTCGGCTGCGGCGGCCTGCTCGGCGTCAACGCCGGCAGCGCCGAGGAACCGCGCATGATCGTGCTGCGCTACACGCCCGACGGCGAGCCGACCGGGCACCTGGGCGTCGTCGGCAAGGGCATCATGTACGACTCGGGCGGCATCAGCCTGAAGCCGAGCGACCCCATGCACCTGCTCATGAAAATGGACATGGGCGGCGCGGCGGCGGTGCTCGGCGCGTTCACGGCGCTCCGCGACCTCGGCACGACGGCGCGGGTGTCGGGCTGGCTCATGTGCACCGACAACATGCCGTCGGGCTCGGCGTACAAGCTCGGCGACGTGCTCACCGCGCGCGGCGGGAAGACCGTGGAGGTCAAGAACACCGACGCCGAGGGCCGCCTCGTCATGATGGACGGCCTCGTGCTCGCGACCGAGGAGGGCGTCGATGCGATCATCGACATCGCCACGCTCACCGGCGCCGCCCTTCGGGCCCTCGGCTCGCGCACGTCGGTGCTGCTCGGCACGAGCCAGCCCCTCGTCGACCGGGTGCGCGACGCCTCGCTCGCGGTCGACGAGCCCGCGTGGCAGTTCCCGCTCGAGCGGAAGTACCGCAGGCAGCTCGACTCCGACGTCGCCGACATCTCCAACCTGGGCGGTGCGGACGCCGGCGCGACGACCGCGGCGCTCTTCCTCGCGGAGTTCGTCGGCGACACCCCGTGGGCCCACCTCGACATCGCGGGCACCATGCAGTCCGACGGCGACGACGCGTGGCGCTCGAAGGGGGCGACGGGCTACGGCGCCCGCCTGCTCGCCGAGGTGGCGCGGGGGTTCACGCCCGTCTCGTGA
- a CDS encoding MFS transporter, translated as MSSSPQSAGTTQQPDAAAPASWLPLIVVVLTQIQASFAVNALTVSMAGITTDLDTAASSVGIAITAGTFSMAAFILLGAKIGARFGTRLVFQVAVAIHAAAMAGVALAPTPAVLFIAQASSGAVIALIAPALTVFIATNYHGAQQARAIGLLAAAIPAAGVLALLIAGQFATTIGWRWSFWLMVALGVVNLLLSFRLQRVPAQPGLTIDWTGALLAAASIILLSFGFSGLNSWGIWNATAQAPFEVLGISPAPILIVLGLVVGQVFFLWLRRRGAAGEPRIFDLRVLATGAERAVTACMATMLFVGTAANFLIPLYMQVVQGLSGIETSFSIIPYTLSIFLSSTFIAMLYGRFTPRVLGAAGFVVVAAALTLLAFTVRGDWGQAFVVIGLILLGLGQGSIVALVFNTLLSAAPKQLAGDVGAWRGLVHNLSGSVGIAVATAFAVGILASSLATAAVEHPEIGDQLISEVNFDDADFLTNAQLEEVLAGTSASDAEVAAAIEINEEARLRALQISLLGLALLSLLAIVPALRMPNYRQGELPAKLEPDDDDPIDEVVDPDRLEAQP; from the coding sequence ATGAGTTCCAGCCCGCAGTCGGCCGGTACGACGCAGCAGCCGGATGCCGCGGCCCCGGCCTCGTGGCTCCCGCTCATCGTCGTCGTGCTCACCCAGATCCAGGCGTCGTTCGCGGTGAACGCGCTGACCGTGTCGATGGCGGGCATCACGACCGACCTCGACACCGCCGCGTCGTCGGTCGGCATCGCGATCACGGCCGGGACGTTCTCGATGGCGGCGTTCATCCTGCTCGGGGCGAAGATCGGGGCGCGGTTCGGCACGCGGCTGGTCTTCCAGGTCGCCGTGGCGATCCACGCGGCCGCGATGGCGGGCGTCGCGCTCGCGCCCACGCCCGCGGTGCTGTTCATCGCGCAGGCCTCGTCGGGTGCGGTGATCGCGCTCATCGCGCCCGCGCTCACCGTCTTCATCGCGACGAACTACCACGGCGCGCAGCAGGCGCGCGCGATCGGGCTGCTCGCCGCGGCGATCCCCGCCGCCGGCGTGCTCGCACTCCTCATCGCCGGCCAGTTCGCGACGACGATCGGATGGCGCTGGTCGTTCTGGCTCATGGTCGCGCTCGGCGTCGTGAACCTGCTGCTCAGCTTCCGGCTGCAGCGCGTGCCGGCCCAGCCGGGCCTCACGATCGACTGGACGGGCGCCCTGCTCGCTGCGGCGTCGATCATCCTGCTGAGCTTCGGGTTCTCGGGCCTGAACAGCTGGGGTATCTGGAACGCGACCGCGCAGGCGCCGTTCGAGGTGCTCGGCATCTCGCCCGCGCCGATCCTCATCGTGCTCGGCCTCGTCGTCGGCCAGGTGTTCTTCCTCTGGCTGCGGCGGCGCGGGGCGGCGGGCGAGCCCCGGATCTTCGACCTGCGCGTGCTCGCGACCGGCGCCGAGCGGGCGGTCACCGCGTGCATGGCGACGATGCTGTTCGTCGGCACGGCCGCGAACTTCCTGATCCCGCTGTACATGCAGGTCGTGCAGGGACTCTCGGGCATCGAGACGTCGTTCTCGATCATCCCCTATACGCTGTCGATCTTCCTGTCGTCGACCTTCATCGCGATGCTCTACGGGCGCTTCACGCCGCGTGTGCTCGGCGCCGCGGGGTTCGTGGTGGTCGCCGCCGCGCTGACGCTGCTCGCCTTCACGGTGCGCGGCGACTGGGGGCAGGCGTTCGTCGTGATCGGCCTGATCCTGCTCGGTCTCGGACAGGGCTCCATCGTCGCGCTCGTGTTCAACACGCTGCTCTCGGCGGCGCCCAAGCAGCTCGCGGGCGACGTCGGCGCGTGGCGCGGGCTCGTCCACAACCTGTCGGGTTCGGTCGGCATCGCCGTCGCCACGGCGTTCGCGGTCGGCATCCTCGCCTCATCGCTCGCGACGGCCGCAGTCGAGCACCCCGAGATCGGCGACCAGCTCATCAGCGAGGTCAACTTCGACGACGCGGACTTCCTCACCAACGCGCAGTTGGAGGAGGTGCTCGCGGGTACCTCGGCCAGCGACGCGGAGGTCGCCGCGGCGATCGAGATCAACGAGGAGGCCCGGCTGCGGGCGCTGCAGATCTCGCTGCTCGGCCTGGCGCTGCTGTCGCTGCTCGCGATCGTGCCCGCGCTCCGCATGCCGAACTACCGCCAGGGCGAGCTGCCCGCGAAGCTCGAACCCGACGACGACGACCCGATCGACGAGGTCGTCGATCCCGACCGCCTGGAGGCACAGCCGTGA
- a CDS encoding DUF998 domain-containing protein, with translation MTAPSAASAAPASTRRRLAVETEALAGGGIVAAIAGIITALITFGQVWPLWGGWSVGAFAAISIGVSGLGLAAAGYWRSRNLPGQEWRRGLRAWKAIVDVVTVSAVHAIIAAILAVVTFAMLQRSFEGLVVDGLTATGATAASAGLSGYWIYLSVSSITTNRLATLLVFFMASATLASMATAQDPQWWEYHFSQLGTADDFSSSLFNLALIVAGGFVTTFAIYVHRDLTTLVRQGVLAHAWAPRFISVVFIVMGVMLAGVGLFPLNVSIALHNSCAIGMSLSFLALLVTSPWTLKGMPARFFWFCAGGAVLLLGGALLFEPVGYYNLTAFELLAFATIFGWISVFIRFVNALAERDDVSDGGYSV, from the coding sequence ATGACCGCCCCATCGGCCGCGTCGGCCGCCCCCGCATCCACCCGCCGACGGCTCGCCGTCGAGACCGAGGCCCTCGCCGGCGGCGGCATCGTGGCCGCCATCGCCGGCATCATCACCGCGCTGATCACGTTCGGCCAGGTCTGGCCGTTGTGGGGCGGATGGTCCGTCGGCGCGTTCGCCGCGATCAGCATCGGCGTGAGCGGGCTCGGCCTGGCCGCCGCGGGCTACTGGCGGTCGCGCAACCTGCCCGGGCAGGAGTGGCGGCGCGGCCTCCGGGCGTGGAAGGCGATCGTCGACGTGGTGACGGTCTCGGCCGTGCACGCCATCATCGCCGCGATCCTCGCAGTCGTGACGTTCGCGATGCTGCAACGCAGCTTCGAGGGGCTCGTGGTCGACGGCCTCACCGCGACCGGCGCGACCGCGGCATCCGCTGGGCTGTCCGGGTACTGGATCTACCTGTCCGTGTCGTCGATCACGACGAACCGGCTGGCGACGCTCCTGGTGTTCTTCATGGCGTCGGCCACCCTCGCGAGCATGGCGACCGCCCAGGACCCGCAGTGGTGGGAGTACCACTTCAGCCAGCTCGGCACGGCCGACGACTTCTCGAGCAGCCTCTTCAACCTCGCGCTCATCGTCGCGGGCGGCTTCGTGACGACCTTCGCGATCTACGTCCATCGCGACCTGACGACCCTCGTGCGCCAGGGCGTGCTCGCGCACGCGTGGGCGCCGCGATTCATCTCAGTCGTGTTCATCGTGATGGGCGTCATGCTCGCGGGCGTCGGGCTGTTCCCGCTGAACGTGAGCATCGCGCTGCACAACTCGTGCGCGATCGGGATGTCGCTGTCCTTCCTCGCGCTGCTGGTCACCTCGCCATGGACGCTGAAGGGCATGCCGGCCCGCTTCTTCTGGTTCTGCGCGGGCGGCGCGGTGCTCCTGCTCGGCGGCGCGCTGCTGTTCGAGCCGGTCGGGTACTACAACCTGACGGCGTTCGAGCTGCTCGCGTTCGCGACGATCTTCGGGTGGATCTCGGTGTTCATCCGCTTCGTCAACGCGCTGGCCGAGCGCGACGACGTCTCGGACGGCGGCTACTCGGTCTGA
- a CDS encoding DedA family protein, with translation MEIFEGWPLPAAIAVLFVIVLLRAGGTYALGRGSRAGVKRLLERRGRMAPQLARAEAVIERFGSPVVALSFLTVGFQTAVNLAAGVLRMPLAKYIPALLVGGAMWATLYGVLGLATVNAILQAAERNPVAAVLSVLGVAVLLGLIEFATRRARAFAAAQTDATEPRLPDEADAGQTE, from the coding sequence GTGGAGATCTTCGAGGGCTGGCCGCTCCCGGCCGCGATCGCGGTGCTGTTCGTGATCGTGCTGCTGCGCGCCGGCGGAACCTATGCGCTCGGCCGCGGTTCGCGCGCCGGCGTCAAGCGCCTGCTCGAGCGCCGGGGCCGGATGGCGCCGCAGCTCGCCCGTGCGGAGGCCGTCATCGAGCGCTTCGGCTCGCCGGTCGTCGCACTGTCCTTCCTCACCGTCGGCTTCCAGACCGCGGTGAACCTCGCCGCCGGCGTGCTGCGGATGCCGCTCGCGAAGTACATCCCCGCGCTCCTCGTGGGCGGGGCGATGTGGGCCACGCTGTACGGCGTGCTCGGGCTGGCCACGGTCAACGCCATCCTGCAGGCGGCCGAGCGCAACCCGGTCGCGGCGGTCCTCAGCGTGCTGGGCGTCGCCGTGCTCCTGGGGCTGATCGAGTTCGCCACGCGCCGGGCCCGGGCCTTCGCCGCCGCGCAGACGGATGCGACGGAGCCGCGCCTGCCCGACGAGGCCGACGCCGGTCAGACCGAGTAG